From the genome of Amycolatopsis granulosa:
GGTAGTCGACCAGCACGATGACCGCTTCCTTGGCCGTGTACCGCTCGGTGATGCCGCGCGTGATCTGCCGCAGCAGGTTCGTCTTGCCGGACTCGCCGTCGGCGAACGCGAGGAAGTGCGGGTCGGCGTCGAAATCCAGGTACACCGGCGCGAGCTCGTCCTCGTTGATGCCGATCGGGATGAGCCGGGTGTGCCGCTGCTTGTCCATGGACAGCACGTCCGCGTAGGACACCATCTCCGGCAGCAGCCGCACCTGCGGCGCCGGCCGGCCGGGCCAGGCGGCCCGGATCTTGGCGACCGCGTCGGCCACGCCCGCGCCGATGGTCTGCGGATCGCTGGACCCGTCGATGCGTGGCAGGCCGATCAGCATGTGCAGCCGGTCCCGGGTGAGACCGCGGCCGGGCCGCCCCTCGGGCACGTTCACCGCGACCCGGCGGTCGATGTCGGACTCGCTCGGATCACCGAGGCGCAGCTCGAACCGCGTGCCCAGCATGTCCTTGATCGCCGGGCGGATGTCGGCCCACCGGTTCGCCGAGACGATCACGTGCACGCCGTAGGCCAGGCCGCGCTGGGCCAGCGCCGTGATCTGCGGCTCCAGCTCCTCGAAGTCGTCGCGCAGCGCACGCCACCCGTCGACGATCAGGAACGCGTCGCCGAACGGGTCCTGCTCCGGCGTGATCTCACCGCGGCGCTTGCGGTTGCGGAAGTCGCTCATCGAGTCGATGCCCAGCTGGCCGAACAGGCCCTCGCGCTCGTTGGCGAGCGCGTTGAGCTCCGCCACGATGCGCCGGGCCTTGTCCGGCTCGCGCCGGGCCACCGCCACCCCGCCCACGTGCGGTAGGTCGGACAGACCGGCGAGGGTGCCGCCACCGAGGTCGATGCAGTAGAACTGCGCCTCCTCCGGGGTGTTCGCCAGCGACAGCGACATGATCAGCGTGCGCAGCAGGGTGGACTTGCCCGACTGGGGACCACCGACGATGACACCGTGCCCGGCGGCACCGGAGAAGTCCGCCCACAGCGGGTCGCGCCGCTGCTCGAACGGCCGGTCCACGATGCCGATCGGCACCTGCAGCTTGCCGTTGCCGAAGAAGCCCACCGGCGACAGACCGCGGTCGTCGGTCGGGTTCAGGTTCGGCAGCAGGGTGTCCAGCGAGTTCGACTCGTCCAGCGGTGGCAGCCAGACCTCGTGCGCCGGCGGGCCCTGGCCGACCAGCCGGTCGACGACGACCTCCAGCTCGGTGGGCTCGGTGCCCTCCTGCTGCTGCGGCTGCTTCGGGGCGTCCACCCGCGCCGCCTCGGGCTCCGGCGCCGGCGGCAGTTCGACGTAGTCCGGGACGAACAGCTGCGGCCGCTTGTCCGCGCGGACCACGTTCGCCACCGGACCGGCCGCCTGCATCCCGGCCGGCCGGTAGGGACCGGACACGTAGGACGCCTTGAAGCGGACCATCGTGTTCGTGTCGTACTTGAGGTAACCGGAGCCCGGGATCGACGGCAGCTCGAACGCGTCCGGCACCCCGATCGCGGCACGGGACTCCGCCGCGGAAAAGGTCTTCAGGCCGATCCGGTAGGACAGGAACGTGTCCAGACCACGCAGCTTGCCCTCCTCCAGGCGCTGCGAGGCGAGCAGCATGTGCATCTGCAGCGACCGGCCGACCCGGCCGATCTGCAGGAAGATGTCGATGAAGTCCGGCTTCGCCGTCAGCATCTCGGAGAACTCGTCGATGCAGATGAACAGCGCGGGCATCGGGTCGAGGTCCGCGCCGTTCTCGCGCGCCTTCTCGTAGTCCCAGACGTTCTTGTAGTTGCCCTTGGCGAGCACTTCCTGGCGCCGCGCGACCTCCCCGGCGATCGCGTCCTTCATCCGGTCGACCAGCGTCAGGTCACCGGCCAGGTTGGTGATGGTGGCCGCGACGTGCGGCGCCTTGTCCAGGCCGAGGAAGGTCGCGCCGCCCTTGAAGTCGACCAGGATCATGTTCAGCGTCGTGCTGGAGTGCGTGGCCAGCAGGCCGAGCACCAGCGTGCGCAGGAACTCCGACTTGCCGGAACCGGTGGCGCCGATGCACAGGCCGTGCGGCCCCATGCCCTCCATCGCCGCTTCCTTGATGTCGAGCTCCACGGCCTGGCCGAACTCGCCGATCCCGAACGGGACCCGGTAGCGGTCGCGCACCGGGCGCGGGCGCCACGCCTGCTGCACGTCGAACGTCATCGGGTCGCCGGGGATGCCGAGCAGCTCCAGCAGCGTCGGGTTGGACAGCAGCGGCTCGTCGTCGCCGGCCTCCTGCGCCGCACCGCCGACGCGGTA
Proteins encoded in this window:
- the eccCa gene encoding type VII secretion protein EccCa, translating into MSTLQFKRSPRLAAPRPPGGEVHLEPPPEVPRTIPGNIVQKMMPVVMIVATLGMVVVMFTTGGAAARSPLTLMFPLMMLMSMGGMFAGGGKSGGAKKAEMNEDRKDYLRYLGQMRERAREAMADQRASLEWVHPDPQSLWSLAASRRMWERRQNDQDFLHLRVGRSSHRLATRLVPPQTGPVDELEPIATLALRRFVRAHSIVPDLPTQITLRGFAAVSVSGDKELTRGLTRAMLAQLVTFHSCDDVLLAFATTGRAKAEWEWAKWLPHVQHPELSDGIGQLRMMAGSLAQIEQWLDAELRDRPRFSRNATPSPDQPHIVIVLDDAEITREEQIILEEGLVGVTLIDLSDSLGNLPARRGLRLVVEKERVGARSGGGIEWFGKPDSLSAVECEALARKLAPYRVGGAAQEAGDDEPLLSNPTLLELLGIPGDPMTFDVQQAWRPRPVRDRYRVPFGIGEFGQAVELDIKEAAMEGMGPHGLCIGATGSGKSEFLRTLVLGLLATHSSTTLNMILVDFKGGATFLGLDKAPHVAATITNLAGDLTLVDRMKDAIAGEVARRQEVLAKGNYKNVWDYEKARENGADLDPMPALFICIDEFSEMLTAKPDFIDIFLQIGRVGRSLQMHMLLASQRLEEGKLRGLDTFLSYRIGLKTFSAAESRAAIGVPDAFELPSIPGSGYLKYDTNTMVRFKASYVSGPYRPAGMQAAGPVANVVRADKRPQLFVPDYVELPPAPEPEAARVDAPKQPQQQEGTEPTELEVVVDRLVGQGPPAHEVWLPPLDESNSLDTLLPNLNPTDDRGLSPVGFFGNGKLQVPIGIVDRPFEQRRDPLWADFSGAAGHGVIVGGPQSGKSTLLRTLIMSLSLANTPEEAQFYCIDLGGGTLAGLSDLPHVGGVAVARREPDKARRIVAELNALANEREGLFGQLGIDSMSDFRNRKRRGEITPEQDPFGDAFLIVDGWRALRDDFEELEPQITALAQRGLAYGVHVIVSANRWADIRPAIKDMLGTRFELRLGDPSESDIDRRVAVNVPEGRPGRGLTRDRLHMLIGLPRIDGSSDPQTIGAGVADAVAKIRAAWPGRPAPQVRLLPEMVSYADVLSMDKQRHTRLIPIGINEDELAPVYLDFDADPHFLAFADGESGKTNLLRQITRGITERYTAKEAVIVLVDYRRTMLGFVEGDHLLGYAVSSNQLEGMVKDIVGSMTRRLPGPDVTQEQLRNRSWWKGPELFIVVDDYDLVATQTSNPLKPLSEFLAQAKDVGLHMIVVRRTGGASRASYDPIIGKLKEIVAPGLVMNGSKDEGQLLGNVKPSAMPPGRGVLVSRKVGKQLMQVSWIQPE